One window of the Acaryochloris sp. CCMEE 5410 genome contains the following:
- a CDS encoding phosphotransacetylase family protein, with the protein MQKASKHLLIGSIEAFSGKSAAILGLAQSLIRKGYRLAYAKPIGTYAEGLADDGLDIDVKFIAETLGLTSEQIYPTLLSINPHHIQQQLEDRDATNYVEQLHQLKKKDDVDLVLLEGPGSLSEGYLFDVSLPQMAQALDAEVVLVSRFHNLAMIDALLNAKATLGNRLVGVIFNDVNVEQQQLLQSTVQSFLETKEIPVVGILPSNALLRSVSVSELVQQLQAEVLCGHEFLNLMVEELTIGAMNVNSALKYFRKGRNMAVVTGGDRTDLQLAALESSTHCLILTGHFPPNELVLNRAKDLEIPVLLVDSDTLTTVDIIEKAFQRAQVHERIKVECIQDMISQYCDIDRLLSALDLPSPVAL; encoded by the coding sequence GTGCAAAAGGCATCAAAGCACCTGCTGATAGGTTCCATTGAAGCCTTCAGTGGTAAGTCAGCTGCCATTTTGGGCCTTGCTCAATCTCTGATCAGGAAGGGATACCGATTAGCCTATGCCAAACCCATCGGGACTTATGCTGAAGGATTGGCCGATGACGGGCTAGATATTGATGTTAAGTTCATTGCTGAAACCCTTGGACTCACGTCAGAGCAGATTTACCCGACCCTGTTATCTATCAATCCTCATCACATTCAGCAACAACTTGAAGATAGAGATGCGACGAACTACGTAGAACAGCTACATCAGTTGAAAAAGAAAGATGATGTTGACCTCGTCCTCTTAGAAGGTCCTGGTTCCTTATCAGAAGGGTATCTATTTGACGTATCTCTACCCCAGATGGCTCAGGCACTGGATGCAGAGGTCGTGTTAGTGAGCCGCTTTCACAATCTAGCCATGATTGATGCATTGCTTAATGCGAAAGCAACCCTGGGTAATCGTTTGGTGGGCGTTATTTTCAATGATGTCAACGTTGAACAGCAACAACTATTGCAATCAACAGTGCAATCTTTTCTAGAAACGAAAGAAATACCTGTTGTGGGGATACTACCCAGTAACGCCTTACTACGCAGTGTTAGCGTATCGGAATTGGTCCAACAGCTCCAGGCTGAGGTATTGTGTGGCCATGAATTTCTCAATCTTATGGTAGAAGAGCTGACCATCGGAGCGATGAACGTTAATTCTGCCTTAAAGTATTTCCGCAAAGGGCGAAATATGGCTGTGGTGACAGGAGGCGATCGCACTGATCTACAACTTGCGGCTTTGGAGTCCTCTACCCATTGCTTGATTTTGACGGGGCATTTCCCTCCCAACGAACTTGTACTGAACCGGGCTAAAGATCTGGAGATCCCAGTCTTATTAGTTGATTCGGACACCTTGACTACCGTTGACATCATAGAGAAAGCGTTTCAGCGTGCCCAAGTCCATGAACGCATTAAAGTTGAATGCATTCAGGACATGATTAGTCAGTACTGTGATATTGATCGACTCCTGAGCGCCCTGGATTTACCCTCTCCTGTCGCTCTTTAA
- a CDS encoding chlorophyll a/b-binding protein: MNTQPSSGFSAFSETWNGRLAMIGFTLAIITEALTGQGILGQLVAWFSF; the protein is encoded by the coding sequence ATGAATACACAACCTTCTTCTGGCTTTAGCGCCTTTTCTGAGACCTGGAATGGTCGCCTTGCTATGATTGGCTTTACTTTAGCTATCATTACTGAAGCCCTTACAGGACAAGGAATTTTGGGCCAGCTCGTCGCCTGGTTCAGCTTCTAA
- a CDS encoding SGNH/GDSL hydrolase family protein: MRITLGDLTNIYVLGDSLSDTGNIFTLTAGQIPPPPYFEGRVSNGPVAIEYVVDRLNNAESNLNLALAPSLLGGNNFAFAGAGTGRNNSNEDDFNLDLPGLLDQVDAYRQLGTDSANSLFFIWAGPTNFLDNLGGTNTDDRAVLIEQGVENLLVGVEALVASGASKFVIPNMLNLGRLPTSAAFQREARTVAIAFNGRLGLSLDNLEQKVGNQSLELVEVDLFGLGETIAENPTRFGFTNTTDPLLSLVATGQALPNTPGFFFWDPLHPTTQAHAIIGETIFNTLIGDIPQPIFNDILGTAQRDFLFGTKAADNIDGFAGNDFLFGLSGGDRIEGWQGRDWLFGNSGNDTIDGGAGRDVAWGGSGDDLVFGGEGGDWLSGNEGSDILIGDEGADALWGNQGDDDLLGGRGNDRLWGNGGDDILRGGEGHDWLLGGNGADKLVGGNGDDWIAGGAGDDVFVGGPGQDSLIGGLGNDVVRYQALMSDFTFRGGPEQFQVIGAGGTQTLLGIEFLEFANEQIAVHSLPFTSSVPLPEI; encoded by the coding sequence ATGAGAATTACCCTTGGAGATTTAACGAATATCTATGTCCTCGGAGATAGTCTATCTGACACAGGAAATATCTTTACGCTCACTGCTGGTCAGATTCCTCCTCCTCCTTACTTCGAGGGACGGGTTTCTAATGGACCTGTGGCAATTGAGTATGTAGTAGATAGGCTCAATAATGCTGAATCAAATCTGAATTTAGCGCTAGCGCCGTCATTACTGGGCGGGAATAATTTCGCTTTTGCTGGAGCTGGAACAGGTCGCAACAACTCGAATGAAGATGACTTCAATTTAGATTTACCCGGGTTATTAGATCAAGTTGATGCGTATCGGCAGTTAGGAACCGACTCTGCCAATAGCTTGTTCTTTATCTGGGCAGGGCCGACTAATTTTCTCGATAACTTAGGTGGCACAAATACAGACGATCGAGCGGTCTTAATTGAACAAGGGGTTGAGAACTTACTGGTTGGAGTGGAAGCGCTTGTGGCATCGGGAGCGAGTAAATTCGTGATACCCAATATGCTAAACCTAGGTCGGCTACCTACGAGCGCGGCATTTCAACGAGAAGCACGAACAGTTGCGATCGCATTTAACGGACGCTTGGGATTATCTTTAGACAACCTGGAGCAAAAGGTTGGCAATCAGAGCTTGGAGCTGGTTGAAGTTGATTTATTTGGGCTGGGAGAAACGATTGCTGAGAATCCTACCCGCTTTGGATTTACCAATACCACCGACCCACTCCTGTCATTAGTCGCTACGGGGCAAGCACTTCCCAATACCCCTGGATTTTTCTTTTGGGATCCGTTACATCCCACCACTCAGGCCCATGCCATCATCGGTGAAACCATCTTCAATACGTTGATAGGGGACATTCCCCAACCTATTTTTAATGACATTCTAGGGACTGCCCAACGGGATTTCTTATTTGGCACAAAGGCGGCAGACAATATCGATGGATTCGCAGGGAATGATTTTCTCTTTGGTCTTTCGGGAGGCGATCGTATTGAAGGGTGGCAAGGTCGGGATTGGCTATTTGGGAATAGCGGTAATGACACGATAGATGGTGGAGCGGGTCGGGATGTTGCCTGGGGCGGTTCTGGTGATGATTTAGTGTTCGGTGGAGAGGGCGGTGATTGGCTATCGGGGAATGAGGGGAGTGACATTCTGATTGGCGATGAGGGGGCTGATGCCCTATGGGGCAATCAAGGAGATGACGATCTCCTTGGCGGTAGGGGAAATGACCGATTATGGGGGAATGGTGGAGATGATATTCTCCGTGGCGGCGAGGGGCATGACTGGCTGTTAGGGGGGAATGGTGCCGACAAGTTAGTGGGTGGGAATGGCGATGATTGGATAGCGGGTGGTGCGGGGGATGATGTCTTTGTGGGTGGTCCCGGTCAAGATTCGTTGATTGGGGGACTGGGTAATGATGTTGTCCGATACCAAGCGTTGATGAGTGACTTTACGTTCCGCGGTGGCCCCGAACAGTTCCAGGTGATTGGGGCAGGCGGAACTCAAACACTTCTAGGAATAGAATTCTTGGAATTTGCCAATGAGCAAATCGCAGTGCATAGCCTTCCTTTTACCTCCTCAGTACCTTTGCCAGAAATTTAG
- a CDS encoding high light inducible protein, with the protein MSTQNPIWGFTDFAETFGGRLAMMGFFLALVTEVMTGQGIVGQVAALLHF; encoded by the coding sequence ATGAGTACACAAAATCCAATCTGGGGCTTCACCGATTTTGCAGAGACTTTTGGTGGTCGTCTCGCAATGATGGGATTCTTCTTGGCCCTCGTGACTGAAGTCATGACTGGTCAAGGCATTGTCGGTCAAGTTGCCGCTTTACTGCACTTCTAA
- the cobM gene encoding precorrin-4 C(11)-methyltransferase, which translates to MKSYDSPSPELLDQTTSSKPLLPAVYIVGAGPGDPDLLTVKAQRIIQQADVVVYANSLVPKEMLSLCHDRAELIPTATKTLEDIVPMMIEKVRSHLSVVRLHSGDPCLYGAVHEQIQALAEAEIPFEIIPGISAFQLAAAKLQVELTVPELVQTIILTRISGRTQVPEAEELASLAAHKASLCLYLSARHVDQAQQKLLAHYEPDTPVAIGFRLGWPDEQMWVVPLSEMAKATEGHELIRTTLYLISPALKSTHSQARSRLYHPEHRHLFRPGNN; encoded by the coding sequence TTGAAATCCTATGACTCCCCTTCTCCTGAGCTACTCGACCAGACAACGTCCAGTAAGCCTCTATTACCAGCGGTTTATATCGTAGGAGCAGGGCCAGGAGATCCGGATTTACTCACCGTAAAAGCTCAGCGCATTATCCAACAGGCAGATGTCGTCGTTTATGCCAATTCACTAGTGCCAAAGGAAATGCTGAGTCTATGCCATGACAGGGCAGAATTGATTCCGACTGCCACCAAGACCCTTGAAGATATCGTACCGATGATGATTGAGAAGGTGCGATCTCATCTTTCAGTCGTGCGGCTACACTCTGGTGACCCCTGCCTGTATGGGGCTGTACATGAACAAATCCAGGCTTTGGCAGAAGCCGAAATCCCCTTCGAAATTATTCCTGGTATTAGTGCATTTCAGCTGGCTGCAGCTAAATTGCAGGTGGAACTAACGGTACCCGAACTAGTACAGACGATTATTTTGACGCGAATTAGCGGCCGAACACAGGTTCCAGAAGCAGAGGAACTCGCTAGCTTAGCAGCCCACAAAGCCAGCTTGTGTTTGTATCTCAGTGCGCGCCATGTCGATCAGGCCCAACAAAAATTACTCGCTCATTATGAGCCAGATACTCCTGTGGCCATCGGCTTTCGTTTAGGATGGCCGGATGAGCAAATGTGGGTTGTGCCCTTATCTGAGATGGCAAAGGCGACCGAAGGCCATGAGTTAATTCGGACAACCCTCTACTTAATCAGTCCAGCTTTGAAGTCAACGCATTCTCAAGCGAGATCGCGGTTATATCACCCTGAACATCGGCATTTATTTCGGCCGGGTAATAACTGA
- a CDS encoding DUF2949 domain-containing protein, whose protein sequence is MNYSAQTKLIRYLREELLIPADAISLAIRQQHNLSSQLPIILWQFGFITIQQLDQVFEWLEQTESLNGVGASPAT, encoded by the coding sequence ATGAACTATTCTGCTCAAACCAAGCTAATTCGTTACTTGCGGGAAGAGCTGTTGATCCCGGCTGATGCGATCTCACTTGCGATCCGCCAGCAACATAATCTTTCGAGCCAACTTCCCATCATTCTTTGGCAGTTCGGCTTTATTACCATTCAGCAGCTGGACCAAGTGTTTGAATGGTTAGAACAGACAGAGTCTTTGAATGGGGTGGGAGCTTCTCCGGCCACCTGA
- a CDS encoding IS630 family transposase has protein sequence MPRKLYLEPHFSPDELKSHYRASQDPVESRRWHLLWLVSEQTTLTQAAQVVGLNYDYAREIVREYNHNGAHGLRNRRKDKRPHQSRSLLTQDQCAQLLTRLQTPPADGGLWNGPKVAQVIAQMTGVDKVWPQRGWDYLKRLEQSLQCPRPHHRKGEPEAQAAFKKLPKYKAELERRYPNAQVEVWSFDEHRLGLKPIIRKIWAPVGQRPIAEVDHRYEWTYLYGFVHPATGNTEWFILPRVNGEWFNQALQSFAQQVGAGKHKQILLVLDGAGWHTCKNLVVPKGIHLKVLPPYSPELQPAERLWRLADEPLANRCFETLDELEDVLEQRCRTLMTMQSDIQALTHYHWWPA, from the coding sequence ATGCCAAGAAAACTATATCTCGAACCCCATTTTTCGCCTGACGAGCTGAAGTCTCATTATCGAGCCAGCCAAGACCCAGTAGAATCGCGCCGCTGGCATCTGCTGTGGCTCGTCAGTGAGCAAACAACGCTAACTCAAGCAGCCCAAGTGGTCGGTCTCAACTACGATTACGCTCGAGAAATCGTCAGGGAGTATAACCACAATGGCGCCCATGGGTTACGCAACCGACGCAAAGATAAGCGACCTCATCAATCTCGCAGTCTTCTGACTCAAGACCAATGTGCACAATTGTTGACTCGTCTACAAACCCCACCCGCCGACGGTGGTCTATGGAACGGCCCCAAAGTAGCCCAGGTCATCGCTCAGATGACAGGAGTCGATAAGGTTTGGCCCCAACGCGGTTGGGACTATCTCAAGCGATTGGAGCAGTCCCTGCAATGCCCACGTCCTCACCACCGTAAAGGTGAACCAGAGGCCCAAGCCGCTTTTAAAAAACTGCCTAAGTACAAAGCAGAATTGGAGCGACGCTACCCTAATGCTCAGGTCGAAGTTTGGTCCTTTGATGAACATCGTTTAGGCCTTAAACCCATTATTCGAAAGATTTGGGCGCCTGTGGGTCAGCGTCCAATTGCTGAGGTGGACCATCGCTATGAATGGACCTATCTGTATGGATTCGTTCATCCCGCAACTGGCAATACCGAATGGTTCATTCTGCCTCGGGTCAATGGAGAATGGTTTAATCAAGCCCTACAAAGCTTTGCTCAGCAAGTTGGAGCGGGAAAGCACAAACAGATTCTTCTCGTTCTCGATGGAGCCGGATGGCATACCTGTAAAAATCTGGTGGTACCTAAAGGCATTCATCTGAAGGTTTTACCCCCCTATTCTCCAGAGCTACAGCCCGCTGAACGGTTGTGGCGGCTAGCGGATGAACCACTGGCCAATCGATGCTTTGAGACCCTGGATGAGTTGGAAGATGTGCTCGAGCAGCGCTGTCGAACTTTAATGACAATGCAATCAGACATTCAAGCTCTCACTCACTACCATTGGTGGCCAGCTTGA
- a CDS encoding IS1 family transposase (programmed frameshift), whose amino-acid sequence MECPYCLSEKILKRGFDSLQDGTLVQRYQCKDCNRRFNERTGTPMARLRTASSVVSYAIKARTEGMGIRAAGRTFGKSHTTIMRWEKRLADQAQNWSPPAPAASDVTVEGDEVYTRVGKIFPPSQSQGWTIHFLERESRYWLTAQAGLKDAQLFANGVYSAWEWVKACDGIRWFTDGERRYGQELWKLANVYLNGEECHPDYGHRKVWREGLEVAMKVKGSQGNRRVEWVKAEHPFTAISLGSEVHANHNEAHNAALRRRCSAYRRRQNLYAKKRSGLQRVLDVQRLIHNWVRPHWGLSKQTTPAMEMGFCSRPLSTLELLTNKGFRYVPC is encoded by the exons ATGGAATGCCCATATTGTCTAAGCGAGAAGATCCTAAAGCGCGGCTTTGATAGCCTGCAAGATGGGACATTAGTCCAGCGATATCAGTGTAAGGATTGCAATCGGCGTTTCAACGAACGCACGGGTACCCCAATGGCTCGCTTACGCACCGCTAGTTCAGTAGTGAGCTATGCCATCAAAGCTCGCACCGAAGGGATGGGTATTCGTGCTGCAGGTCGAACTTTCGGTAAATCTCATACCACCATTATGCGTTGGGAAAAACGCCTAGCAGACCAAGCACAGAACTGGTCACCTCCCGCACCAGCAGCCTCTGATGTGACGGTAGAAGGGGATGAAGTTTACACGCGTGTAGGCAAAATCTTCCCCCCCAGCCAATCCCAGGGCTGGACCATCCATTTCCTTGAACGCGAAAGCCGCTATTGGTTGACAGCACAAGCTGGCCTCAAGGATGCACAACTTTTTGCAAATGGCGTTTACTCAGCTTGGGAGTGGGTCAAAGCCTGTGATGGGATTCGATGGTTTACCGATGGTGAGAGGCGTTATGGACAAGAACTTTGGAAGCTCGCCAATGTCTATCTCAATGGTGAGGAGTGTCATCCTGACTATGGGCATCGCAAGGTTTGGCGAGAGGGTT TAGAAGTCGCGATGAAAGTTAAAGGGTCTCAGGGGAATCGGCGAGTAGAGTGGGTGAAAGCAGAGCATCCCTTTACCGCTATCAGTCTAGGGTCTGAGGTCCATGCCAATCATAATGAGGCTCACAATGCTGCCTTGAGGAGACGATGTAGTGCTTATCGAAGACGGCAGAATCTCTACGCTAAGAAGCGGTCGGGGTTACAGCGAGTGCTAGATGTACAACGCCTGATTCATAACTGGGTTAGACCCCATTGGGGGCTCAGTAAGCAGACCACACCAGCAATGGAGATGGGATTTTGTTCTCGTCCGTTGAGCACACTAGAACTCCTCACCAATAAAGGGTTTAGGTATGTGCCCTGTTAG
- a CDS encoding glycosyltransferase — MSNVKSPWPEDPELPQLSEVEIDYPEGEGRRRKAALMLALIWSCTIALHLFSVGFWAVCGLTTVISMHWLRMIRASALPTEEPLNLDKPETEYPFVSLLVSAKNEEAVLESLVKTLCKLDYPAERYEVWIVDDSSTDKTPDVLAQLSEEYAQLHVLRRSAEDGGGKSGALNQVLPMTQGDIIGVFDADAQVSADLLCRVLPLFDDPQMGAVQVRKQIANADTNFWTRGQSAEMGLDLYLQQQRIAVGGVGELRGNGQFVRRQALASCGGWNEATITDDLDLTFRLHLNHWDIGILPVPAVREEGVTRAIALWHQRNRWAEGGYQRYLDYWPLIIRNRLGPRKTFDLVVFWFAQYVLPTAAVPDLVMATARNQLPLLMPMTSVTMLLSLVGMWNGLDRIRKAEQIAPTPLVMFLQTVRGTLYTCHWFLVMACVTARMSIRPKRLKWVKTLRQDDYQIYVPD; from the coding sequence ATGTCTAACGTGAAATCTCCATGGCCAGAAGACCCGGAACTCCCACAGCTTTCTGAGGTAGAAATTGATTATCCCGAAGGTGAAGGTCGGCGACGCAAAGCGGCTTTGATGCTGGCCTTAATTTGGAGCTGTACGATTGCGCTGCATCTGTTTTCGGTTGGGTTTTGGGCCGTTTGTGGTCTGACAACCGTTATTAGTATGCACTGGTTGCGAATGATTCGGGCGTCGGCACTGCCCACTGAAGAGCCATTAAACCTAGATAAACCTGAAACTGAATATCCCTTTGTATCCCTGTTAGTATCGGCAAAAAATGAGGAAGCAGTTCTAGAATCTTTGGTTAAAACCCTCTGCAAGCTAGACTATCCTGCTGAACGATATGAAGTTTGGATTGTAGATGACAGCAGTACGGATAAGACCCCTGATGTGCTGGCTCAATTGTCTGAAGAGTATGCGCAACTCCATGTGTTGCGCCGATCGGCAGAAGACGGTGGTGGCAAATCCGGGGCCTTAAATCAGGTTTTGCCGATGACTCAAGGCGACATCATTGGGGTTTTTGATGCTGATGCCCAGGTCTCTGCCGATTTACTCTGTCGAGTGTTACCCCTGTTTGATGATCCACAGATGGGTGCGGTCCAGGTTCGTAAACAGATTGCGAACGCTGATACCAATTTTTGGACCCGAGGTCAGTCAGCTGAAATGGGGTTAGACCTATATCTTCAACAGCAGCGGATTGCAGTGGGAGGGGTCGGTGAACTTCGCGGTAATGGTCAATTTGTGCGCCGCCAAGCGTTGGCAAGTTGTGGAGGCTGGAATGAAGCGACCATCACTGATGATTTGGATTTGACCTTCCGCTTGCATCTAAATCATTGGGACATTGGCATTTTGCCTGTGCCTGCGGTACGGGAAGAAGGAGTGACTCGGGCTATAGCACTTTGGCATCAACGGAATCGCTGGGCCGAAGGGGGGTATCAACGGTATTTGGATTATTGGCCTTTAATTATTCGCAATCGGTTAGGACCCCGTAAAACCTTCGATTTAGTGGTGTTTTGGTTTGCTCAGTATGTTCTTCCCACTGCAGCTGTGCCTGACTTGGTGATGGCGACCGCTCGCAACCAGCTCCCGTTGCTAATGCCGATGACGAGTGTCACCATGTTGTTGTCGTTGGTTGGCATGTGGAATGGGTTAGACCGTATTCGTAAAGCTGAACAAATTGCCCCAACACCGCTGGTGATGTTCTTACAAACCGTAAGAGGGACGCTGTATACTTGCCACTGGTTTTTGGTGATGGCTTGTGTCACAGCCAGGATGTCCATTCGACCCAAACGCTTGAAATGGGTAAAAACCTTGCGCCAAGATGACTATCAGATTTATGTGCCTGATTAG
- a CDS encoding winged helix-turn-helix domain-containing protein, with translation MPRKLYLEPHFSPDELKSHYRASQDPVESRRWHLLWLVSEQTTLTQAAQVVGLNYDYAREIVREYNHNGAHGLRNRRKDKRPHQSRSLLTQDQCAQLLTRLQTPPADGGLWNGPKVAQVIAQMTGVDKVWPQRGWDYLKRLEQSLQCPRPHHRKGEPEAQAAFKKTA, from the coding sequence ATGCCAAGAAAACTATATCTCGAACCCCATTTTTCGCCTGACGAGCTGAAGTCTCATTATCGAGCCAGCCAAGACCCAGTAGAATCGCGCCGCTGGCATCTGCTGTGGCTCGTCAGTGAGCAAACAACGCTAACTCAAGCAGCCCAAGTGGTCGGTCTCAACTACGATTACGCTCGAGAAATCGTCAGGGAGTATAACCACAATGGCGCCCATGGGTTACGCAACCGACGCAAAGATAAGCGACCTCATCAATCTCGCAGTCTTCTGACTCAAGACCAATGTGCACAATTGTTGACTCGTCTACAAACCCCACCCGCCGACGGTGGTCTATGGAACGGCCCCAAAGTAGCCCAGGTCATCGCTCAGATGACAGGAGTCGATAAGGTTTGGCCCCAACGCGGTTGGGACTATCTCAAGCGATTGGAGCAGTCCCTGCAATGCCCACGTCCTCACCACCGTAAAGGTGAACCAGAGGCCCAAGCCGCTTTTAAAAAAACTGCCTAA
- a CDS encoding TIGR02450 family Trp-rich protein yields the protein MVKKQKPPHLIGSKWTAQSSTFGWRHFRVVNRKNEGSLVFAELVAACDETVRFWVNAKALKNRGLWKPGWQSLLEQAQSIE from the coding sequence ATTGTGAAAAAACAGAAACCCCCTCATTTGATTGGTTCTAAATGGACCGCTCAGTCTTCAACCTTTGGTTGGCGACATTTTCGGGTTGTTAACCGCAAAAATGAGGGTTCCCTGGTTTTTGCTGAGCTAGTTGCGGCTTGTGATGAAACGGTACGATTTTGGGTGAATGCCAAAGCTCTGAAAAATCGAGGGTTATGGAAACCGGGTTGGCAATCTTTACTGGAGCAAGCACAATCCATTGAGTAA